A stretch of Microbacterium sp. LWH3-1.2 DNA encodes these proteins:
- a CDS encoding peroxidase family protein — translation MLRRFYARINRTRPWYRLPFLLGLFNLIALREELREDNLVDTRTPGGAGRTPGVTPASAGEERRRFRTADGSYNDLSDPDMGRAGTRFARNVPLAHAWPAEADELMTPNPREVSRKLMRRETFTPATSINLLAAAWIQFQTHDWFAHGREPADVIEIDVAEGDDWFENPMRIPRTKIDDTRTDADRDLPPTFINSNSHWWDASSIYGSTPERREQVRSHVDGKLVLKDGNLPLDPATGVALTGFSENWWVGLGLLHTLFTLEHNAICDRLKIDYPGMTEDELFGTAQLVVSALLAKIHTVEWTPAIIAHPVLKVAMRANWWGLAEEKLHRMFGRLSRSEVISGIPGSAFDHHGSPYQLTEEFAAVYRLHPLLPDTLEVHSLDDGALVDSMEFQEIILLNAHRVLTSGARVQDLWYSFGVQHPGAVQLHNFPRWMQDITLPDGLRLDLAALDIMRDRERGVPRYNEFRRQLHLKPAETFDELTDNPTWARELEAMYGDVEKVDLQVGMHAETPPPGFGFSDTAFRVFILMASRRLKSDRFITDCYTEEYYTKTGMQWIADNTMASVLLRHYPQLSPSLDGVKNAFAPWSVVGPRPEGSTSTAAAAASAAG, via the coding sequence GTGCTCAGACGCTTCTACGCACGGATCAACCGCACGAGACCGTGGTACCGGCTCCCGTTCCTGCTGGGTCTGTTCAACCTCATTGCGCTGCGCGAGGAGCTCCGGGAGGACAACCTCGTCGACACACGCACGCCAGGCGGCGCCGGCCGCACTCCCGGCGTGACGCCCGCGTCGGCAGGCGAAGAGCGACGACGGTTCCGCACCGCCGACGGCTCGTACAACGACCTGAGCGATCCCGACATGGGTCGCGCGGGCACGCGGTTCGCGCGCAATGTCCCGCTGGCGCACGCGTGGCCGGCCGAGGCCGACGAGCTCATGACACCGAACCCGCGGGAGGTCAGCCGGAAGCTGATGCGCCGCGAGACGTTCACCCCGGCGACCTCGATCAACCTCCTCGCCGCCGCGTGGATCCAGTTCCAGACGCACGACTGGTTCGCGCACGGCAGGGAGCCCGCCGACGTCATCGAGATCGACGTCGCGGAGGGCGACGACTGGTTCGAGAACCCCATGCGCATTCCGCGCACCAAGATCGACGACACCCGTACGGACGCCGATCGCGACCTGCCTCCGACATTCATCAACAGCAACTCGCACTGGTGGGACGCTTCGTCGATCTACGGCAGCACTCCCGAGCGACGCGAGCAGGTGCGCAGTCACGTGGACGGCAAGCTCGTGCTCAAGGACGGGAACCTGCCGCTCGACCCGGCGACGGGCGTCGCACTCACCGGATTCAGCGAGAACTGGTGGGTGGGCCTGGGGCTGCTGCACACCCTCTTCACCCTGGAGCACAACGCCATCTGCGATCGGCTGAAGATCGACTACCCGGGGATGACCGAGGACGAGCTCTTCGGCACCGCGCAGCTGGTCGTCTCGGCCCTCCTCGCCAAGATCCACACGGTCGAGTGGACCCCCGCGATCATCGCCCACCCCGTGCTCAAGGTCGCGATGCGGGCCAACTGGTGGGGGCTCGCGGAGGAGAAGCTGCACCGCATGTTCGGGCGCCTGAGCAGGAGCGAGGTCATCAGCGGCATCCCCGGCTCCGCGTTCGACCACCACGGCTCGCCATACCAGCTGACGGAGGAGTTCGCCGCGGTGTACCGCCTGCACCCCCTGCTGCCCGACACCCTCGAAGTCCATTCGCTCGACGACGGCGCGCTGGTGGACAGCATGGAGTTCCAGGAGATCATCCTGCTCAACGCGCACCGCGTGCTCACCTCGGGAGCAAGGGTCCAGGACCTCTGGTACTCGTTCGGGGTGCAGCATCCGGGAGCCGTTCAGCTGCACAACTTCCCGCGCTGGATGCAGGACATCACGCTGCCCGACGGACTCCGCCTTGATCTCGCGGCCCTCGACATCATGCGCGACCGCGAGCGCGGCGTGCCGCGGTACAACGAGTTCCGGCGCCAGCTGCATCTGAAGCCCGCCGAGACGTTCGACGAGCTCACCGACAACCCCACGTGGGCGCGGGAGCTCGAGGCCATGTACGGCGACGTCGAGAAGGTCGATCTGCAGGTCGGGATGCACGCCGAGACACCTCCTCCAGGTTTCGGCTTCAGCGACACCGCGTTCCGCGTGTTCATCCTCATGGCGAGCAGGCGGCTGAAGAGCGACCGCTTCATCACCGACTGCTACACCGAGGAGTACTACACGAAGACCGGCATGCAGTGGATCGCCGACAACACGATGGCCTCGGTGCTCCTTCGGCACTACCCACAGCTCTCGCCGTCGCTCGACGGCGTGAAGAACGCGTTCGCGCCGTGGAGCGTCGTCGGGCCAAGGCCCGAAGGCTCCACGAGCACGGCAGCCGCCGCGGCATCCGCCGCCGGATAG
- a CDS encoding nuclear transport factor 2 family protein encodes MTITEQDREARFTLIRTYWDVLMAADMAAFRKLLAPTAVIHYPGQNHMSGDYTTTDDIIGLYTRLTQFIKDGVFVGEVLDITAGEIFTTVILKYEIRMPIKTLHGRATGIFILDENHLIKEYWLHEWNQQMINWVFRSSRWFGWTMKLLPEKRKKK; translated from the coding sequence ATGACGATCACCGAGCAGGACCGCGAAGCGCGGTTCACCCTGATCCGCACGTATTGGGATGTGCTCATGGCCGCGGACATGGCGGCCTTCCGCAAGCTGCTCGCCCCGACCGCCGTCATCCACTATCCCGGCCAGAACCATATGTCGGGGGACTACACGACCACCGACGACATCATCGGGCTCTACACGCGACTGACGCAGTTCATCAAGGACGGCGTGTTCGTGGGCGAAGTCCTCGACATCACAGCCGGTGAGATCTTCACGACGGTGATCCTGAAGTACGAGATCCGGATGCCGATCAAGACGCTGCACGGGCGGGCGACAGGGATCTTCATCCTCGACGAGAACCATCTGATCAAGGAGTACTGGCTCCACGAGTGGAACCAGCAGATGATCAACTGGGTGTTCAGATCGTCGCGGTGGTTCGGCTGGACGATGAAGCTGCTCCCCGAGAAGCGCAAGAAGAAGTGA